Genomic segment of Bacteroides stercoris ATCC 43183:
GAATACTCCCGACTGATGCTTGAAATGCAGAAGAAGGTGATGGGAATTATGAATTAACTTAACGGTATCTAAACTATATATTATGGATCAGAACATTTATAAACTCGTATATAAGGTGACACATGCCGGCGGTTCCGGAAGCTGTTTCTATCTGAAATCTTATAATCTTTTTGTAACGAACTACCATGTGGTGAACGGTTTCCATACTGTTGCCATACATGATAACGACCGGAATCCTTACCTTGCCAAAGTGGTGCTCGTAAATCCTTCTTTGGATATTGCCTTATTGGCTGTGGATGCAGACTTTTCAGCTCTTCCCGAACTGAGTCTGGCCGCGGACGATTCATTGGCCATCGGCGGAAAGGTCAGTGTGGCGGGGTATCCTTACGGCATGCCTTTTACGGTAACGGAAGGGTCGGTTTCCTCGCCCAAGCAGCTTATGGAAGGAAAATATTATATACAGACCGATGCTGCCGTAAATCCCGGTAATTCGGGCGGACCTATCTTCAATGAAAACAGTGAAGTGGTGGGAGTAACGGTAAGCAAGTTCACCAATGCGGACAATATGGGGTTCGGTGTGCGTGTAGAGGCATTGCGTAAGCTTTTGGAGTCGGTTGACGAGGTTGACCGCAATACATTCCAGGTACAGTGCGACAGTTGCGATGAGCTGATATCCGAGGAAGAGGAATTTTGTCCTTCCTGCGGCGAAAAGTTGCCGGAAGAAGTTTTTGCGGAGCGTGAACAGTCGCCTTTGAGTGTGTTCTGCGAACAGGCTATTGCCGAAATGGGAGTTAACCCTATCCTTGCGCGGGACGGTTACGATTCGTGGACGTTTCATAAAGGGAGTTCGGAGATTCGT
This window contains:
- a CDS encoding trypsin-like peptidase domain-containing protein, with the protein product MDQNIYKLVYKVTHAGGSGSCFYLKSYNLFVTNYHVVNGFHTVAIHDNDRNPYLAKVVLVNPSLDIALLAVDADFSALPELSLAADDSLAIGGKVSVAGYPYGMPFTVTEGSVSSPKQLMEGKYYIQTDAAVNPGNSGGPIFNENSEVVGVTVSKFTNADNMGFGVRVEALRKLLESVDEVDRNTFQVQCDSCDELISEEEEFCPSCGEKLPEEVFAEREQSPLSVFCEQAIAEMGVNPILARDGYDSWTFHKGSSEIRIFVYENTYLFAVSPINLLPKKEVERVLDYILSEDFAPYKLGIEGRQIYMAYRIHLSDLTEESEDEIRTNLVNLAFKADDMDNMLVEQFGCEFSEYSKQEA